In Chryseobacterium gleum, a single genomic region encodes these proteins:
- a CDS encoding RagB/SusD family nutrient uptake outer membrane protein — protein sequence MKNIIKSLIILTVILLSACSKEWLEEKQDIKLIVPTTLTDLDLLMNTTLFARDGRGSMEGSCDDFEVTVEQYNSLYYDFSRKLLTWTVDEFPKLGSVLYEEEWDYAYAQVQTCNVTLKALSNIKRTDVNAGLYDRIKGTALYHRSRAFLNLAMTFCKYYDSSTADIDLGIPLKLDEDINEPIFRNTLAETYLRIIQDLNESAILLPNNAISPTHITNAGAYALLARTYLYMNDYHMAYEVADKSLELNSKLDDYNSFNATDSYPLLAKSKEMHIQIQMTRNAETTGASSIIPDELYNLYGENDLRKTLFFKFQNGKMVWRGSLLSNEMSCTAIDEVFLIAAECAARLKNKDRAMQLLNTLLKTRFKNGKFVPLTAESDIQALDIILIERRKELLKRGLRFQDLKRLNKEPRYAKTLTRIVGENVYTLPPNDKRYILPIPQYIINYSGIEQN from the coding sequence ATGAAGAATATAATAAAATCACTAATAATATTAACGGTAATATTATTATCTGCATGTTCGAAAGAATGGCTAGAAGAGAAGCAGGATATTAAGTTGATTGTACCTACAACATTGACCGATTTGGACTTATTAATGAATACAACCTTGTTCGCCCGTGACGGTCGAGGTTCTATGGAAGGTTCTTGTGACGATTTTGAAGTTACTGTGGAACAATACAATTCATTGTATTATGATTTTAGCCGTAAGTTATTAACATGGACTGTGGATGAGTTCCCCAAATTAGGATCAGTACTCTATGAGGAGGAATGGGATTATGCTTATGCACAGGTACAAACCTGCAATGTCACGCTAAAAGCACTTTCAAATATTAAAAGGACTGATGTCAATGCCGGACTATATGACCGTATAAAGGGCACCGCATTATATCATCGTTCGCGTGCTTTTTTAAATTTGGCCATGACTTTTTGTAAATATTACGATTCATCCACTGCTGATATAGATCTAGGAATTCCACTAAAATTAGATGAAGATATTAATGAGCCTATTTTTAGGAACACATTGGCTGAAACCTATCTACGTATTATACAAGATCTTAATGAGTCAGCGATTCTATTGCCAAACAATGCAATTTCTCCAACTCATATCACGAATGCTGGTGCATATGCATTGTTGGCAAGGACATATCTATATATGAATGATTATCATATGGCATATGAAGTAGCGGATAAATCACTTGAACTTAATTCAAAGCTAGATGATTATAACTCATTTAATGCTACAGATTCATATCCACTTTTGGCAAAAAGTAAAGAAATGCACATTCAGATTCAAATGACACGAAATGCTGAAACGACAGGAGCTTCTTCAATTATACCTGACGAATTGTATAATCTTTACGGTGAGAACGATTTAAGAAAAACACTTTTCTTCAAATTTCAAAATGGAAAAATGGTATGGCGAGGTTCTTTGCTGTCCAACGAAATGTCATGCACAGCAATTGATGAAGTCTTTTTAATAGCCGCAGAATGTGCTGCTAGACTTAAGAATAAGGATAGAGCTATGCAATTGCTTAACACTTTGTTGAAGACAAGATTTAAAAATGGAAAATTTGTTCCGTTAACTGCCGAATCAGATATTCAAGCACTTGATATCATTTTAATAGAAAGAAGAAAAGAGCTATTGAAAAGAGGTTTGCGTTTTCAAGATTTAAAGAGACTTAATAAGGAGCCAAGATATGCCAAAACTCTAACAAGGATTGTTGGCGAAAACGTTTATACATTGCCACCAAATGATAAACGATATATTTTACCCATACCACAATATATTATTAATTATAGCGGTATAGAACAAAATTAG
- a CDS encoding peroxiredoxin family protein: protein MKKILFFVALFLLKVHFSYCQKQTVIAGTIKNWQDSVLNIDLLIIDGMSAIRTSKEFSMPTKDGNFKFSFTLNRTSLATIYFNNRIAFSPGTFSIIINPGDSLNFTVPNLKKLGLVNMEVDGVGAERIILFRDIIRKVYANRLFRKTYNKQTVTEKFLEVDRSLDVIDSEFQKIKKPSSRDNQLLHAQLVDQALDMIMIHSLQNKSDSTLILFKKYILNKKRMLPLFNSTTIEYFGGFRLIPNYISLLNRNAGGDNIDRFAEPLQYNRLIVKQFVNKPEIRDYLLSDLAIDIFKEHWDNQISKNMYDFYISHANKKNNFYKRIVQEYKQVEQYLQPGKPFYKFALPDTTGKLHKLEDFNGKIIVLDFWFTGCPGCKLISPVLEKVEEEIKNDGIQFISINVDKAEIWKIGIGEYSSKSSLQLYTQDQRFNHPIIEFAKIPSYPSLIVLDKNGNLVGVPPNPLNHFEEFKSYIKKLL, encoded by the coding sequence ATGAAAAAAATACTATTTTTTGTTGCATTGTTTTTATTAAAAGTACATTTCTCTTATTGCCAGAAACAAACTGTGATAGCGGGCACTATTAAAAATTGGCAGGATTCTGTGCTTAATATTGATTTATTAATAATTGATGGGATGTCAGCAATAAGAACTTCAAAAGAATTTTCGATGCCTACCAAGGATGGCAATTTTAAATTCAGTTTCACTTTAAATAGAACATCGCTAGCAACAATATATTTTAATAATCGCATTGCCTTTTCACCCGGTACATTCAGTATTATCATAAATCCGGGTGACAGTTTGAATTTCACAGTCCCAAATCTTAAGAAATTAGGATTAGTAAATATGGAGGTTGATGGCGTAGGTGCTGAGAGAATTATATTATTTAGAGATATAATAAGAAAAGTATATGCAAATCGGTTATTCAGAAAAACTTATAATAAACAAACTGTAACGGAAAAATTCTTAGAGGTGGATCGGTCATTGGATGTAATTGACTCTGAATTTCAGAAAATTAAAAAGCCTTCTTCTCGTGATAATCAACTATTACACGCACAACTTGTGGATCAAGCATTGGATATGATTATGATCCACTCCTTACAAAATAAGAGTGATTCTACATTAATTTTATTTAAAAAATATATTCTAAACAAGAAAAGAATGTTGCCGCTATTTAACAGCACCACGATTGAGTATTTTGGCGGTTTTCGTCTGATCCCTAATTATATAAGCCTTTTAAATAGAAACGCAGGCGGGGATAACATTGATCGTTTCGCTGAACCCCTGCAGTATAATCGCTTAATTGTTAAACAATTCGTTAATAAACCTGAAATTCGCGATTATTTACTTTCCGATTTAGCTATAGATATCTTTAAAGAGCATTGGGATAATCAAATATCAAAAAATATGTATGACTTTTATATATCCCATGCTAACAAAAAAAATAACTTTTACAAAAGGATAGTGCAGGAATATAAACAGGTAGAACAGTACCTTCAACCAGGTAAACCATTTTATAAATTTGCCTTACCAGATACCACTGGAAAGTTACATAAGCTCGAAGATTTCAACGGTAAGATCATTGTACTAGATTTTTGGTTCACTGGATGTCCCGGTTGTAAACTTATAAGTCCTGTTTTGGAAAAAGTTGAGGAGGAAATTAAAAATGATGGAATTCAATTTATTTCAATAAACGTCGATAAAGCGGAAATTTGGAAAATTGGAATTGGAGAATATTCAAGTAAAAGTTCATTACAACTTTATACTCAAGATCAACGATTTAATCATCCTATTATTGAATTTGCAAAGATACCATCCTATCCTTCGTTAATAGTCTTAGACAAAAATGGAAACTTAGTCGGTGTTCCGCCAAATCCGTTAAATCATTTTGAGGAATTCAAATCATATATTAAAAAGCTATTATAA
- a CDS encoding MauE/DoxX family redox-associated membrane protein, translating to MRIKNIISELIIFILILVWAYTFASKIFDFDTFNRQIKGAYLLSAGGAVLPYILQAVHLGIVILLLNKNWRRLGLLTSLSIMILYTAYLIYILKFASSIPCSCIAVFKGMNWNDQLYFNFIAFAINIIGLITFFSLRRAPHNSVQTTYN from the coding sequence ATGAGAATTAAGAACATCATTTCAGAACTGATCATATTTATCCTCATTCTTGTATGGGCGTACACTTTCGCCAGTAAAATCTTTGATTTTGACACATTCAATAGACAGATAAAAGGGGCTTACCTGCTATCTGCAGGAGGGGCTGTCCTACCTTACATTTTACAGGCTGTACACCTCGGGATTGTCATACTACTATTAAACAAGAACTGGAGAAGGTTGGGATTATTAACTTCCCTTTCTATCATGATCCTTTATACTGCTTACCTAATTTACATTTTAAAATTTGCATCGAGCATCCCATGCTCATGTATTGCAGTTTTCAAAGGAATGAATTGGAACGACCAGCTGTATTTTAATTTCATTGCCTTTGCAATTAACATTATTGGTCTGATCACTTTTTTTTCGCTAAGGCGAGCCCCACACAATAGTGTTCAGACCACTTATAACTAA
- a CDS encoding helix-turn-helix domain-containing protein — MNRPQIHFLSIILLFLCELLFAQQEKLSDFYLIQRQYENLPENDAAALPLVGKLIQKAKSENNHTQLFLGYKDARYYSADPQIKLKYADSAIYVAKAIRNDSLLSSAYMSKGVVYYFYLKKYKLALNEYLKAFEKNKSNKDPYYRNKLNYHIGVVKSYIGYYKEALNNFEEGRAFFEGEIKKYQHPNLMYGNQRGYLNTIHQMIVCYRKLDDNKKADSLIAVGLAGSSKNADYKQEYSYFLKEEGIREFRNKHYGNAVKMLNNSLAELIQVNDFAWLTVSYSYLGRAKWEQGNTREAIRDFEKIDSIFVKHNFVLPEVRHIYVDLINYYADNKDSAKSLYYTRQLLKVDKILEEDFVYLSSKIHHEYDADKLLQEKDKLQRISWIRGTVYVILLFIFSFGAFYLLLRLRSRKTVIGRNSILGINLAGGTLNMEEEGAFRMRTYRKTDIGNGIVEDVLRKLSEFEANHEYLNEHIKLKSMAKSFGVNHNYLSEIIQAHRGANFHLYLCELRISYITKKLDTDKEYHKYTSDTLSKMCGISSRTNFSKVFQQINGMSFTQYLHKVKSELGSAPISVNE, encoded by the coding sequence ATGAACCGCCCACAAATTCATTTTTTATCAATCATATTACTTTTTCTGTGCGAATTGCTGTTTGCCCAGCAAGAAAAGCTGAGCGATTTTTATCTCATCCAACGTCAATACGAGAACCTACCGGAAAATGATGCAGCAGCACTTCCGCTGGTAGGAAAGCTTATCCAAAAGGCAAAATCGGAGAATAATCATACCCAGCTGTTTCTTGGTTACAAGGACGCCCGCTATTACTCGGCTGATCCGCAGATCAAACTGAAATATGCAGACAGTGCAATTTATGTTGCAAAGGCAATTAGGAACGATAGTTTATTGAGCAGTGCGTACATGAGTAAAGGAGTGGTTTATTACTTTTATCTCAAAAAATATAAGCTCGCCCTAAATGAATATTTGAAAGCTTTTGAGAAGAATAAAAGCAATAAAGATCCATATTACAGAAACAAACTTAATTACCACATAGGAGTTGTTAAAAGCTATATAGGTTATTATAAGGAGGCTCTTAATAATTTTGAGGAGGGCAGAGCTTTTTTTGAGGGTGAGATCAAGAAGTATCAGCACCCAAATTTGATGTATGGGAATCAAAGAGGGTATTTGAATACGATCCATCAAATGATCGTATGTTACCGCAAACTGGATGATAATAAAAAGGCTGATTCGCTGATAGCGGTAGGGCTTGCAGGATCATCGAAAAATGCGGATTACAAGCAGGAATACAGTTATTTCCTCAAAGAAGAGGGCATTCGTGAATTCCGAAACAAGCATTATGGCAATGCGGTCAAAATGTTGAACAATTCTTTAGCAGAGCTTATCCAGGTCAATGACTTCGCCTGGTTGACCGTATCATACTCGTACCTCGGCAGAGCGAAGTGGGAGCAGGGAAATACCAGAGAAGCGATCAGGGATTTTGAAAAGATAGATTCAATTTTCGTAAAGCATAATTTTGTTCTGCCGGAAGTAAGACATATATATGTCGATCTGATAAATTATTATGCAGATAATAAAGACAGTGCAAAATCATTATACTATACCAGACAGCTTCTTAAAGTCGATAAAATTCTTGAAGAGGATTTCGTTTATCTGTCTTCAAAAATCCATCATGAGTATGATGCTGATAAACTTTTACAGGAGAAGGACAAATTACAGCGGATATCCTGGATTAGAGGAACTGTATATGTGATCCTATTATTTATTTTTTCCTTTGGAGCGTTCTATCTGCTTTTAAGGCTGAGGTCCAGAAAGACGGTTATTGGTCGGAATAGCATTTTAGGGATTAACCTCGCAGGTGGTACCTTAAATATGGAAGAGGAAGGAGCATTCAGGATGCGAACTTACAGGAAAACCGATATAGGTAATGGTATTGTTGAGGATGTTCTTCGGAAGCTGAGTGAATTTGAAGCAAATCACGAATATCTTAATGAGCATATCAAGCTCAAATCAATGGCCAAAAGTTTTGGTGTAAACCACAATTATCTATCCGAAATTATTCAGGCACATAGGGGCGCAAATTTTCATCTATATCTCTGCGAGTTGCGGATTTCCTACATTACTAAGAAACTTGACACCGATAAAGAATACCATAAGTATACCAGTGACACACTCTCAAAAATGTGTGGAATTTCATCCAGGACTAATTTTTCAAAAGTATTCCAGCAGATAAATGGTATGAGTTTTACACAATATCTACACAAAGTCAAATCTGAACTGGGTAGCGCTCCTATATCCGTAAATGAATAA
- a CDS encoding type VI secretion system Vgr family protein, with product MFQKDMDHIDSSTGGGESSSSTTVFSSQPENAGAKTFFDKPMQNNERSLTKGKLWKNQPTSKIYNAGAISENEVNGLNRLVKLEIVVEGTTIRFFKHFKLTQSAVKHHTFELTLAHDTLGDAENHNLEEAQNFLGKRITVVFRYKDVEESPERNFVGVVTEVGFSQDQGSLGNIVLIGESPTILLDAAPHTQSFGGSQEISLNSIAQQVINEGLDPNKFDFRIDANYGNISYSSQYEETHYNYLGRMAEAYGEQFFYDGEVLHFGKLPPAENPVKLVYGRNLSDVKISMKAQHVKPSFYGYNSRKNEKLTGGDPAIKHTSDIAQRAYEISANTFKTPSLRIAPIKANSFLDVEASQKGTAGSKAAEVFVTTGISTVPFLYPGCIADMEMRKAETSETSYFTRLLLTEVLHEVDARGYYSGRFEAIAADSGYIPRPEFIAPKAEPQFGKVVSNTDPLNQGRVQVQFDWQQGTDCSEFIRVMSPDAGSSDDVKTNRGFMSVPEVGDQVMVNFVYQHPDRPFVMGGLFHGGIGAGGGTGNNIMSFSGRSGTELKYDNGAGSINLKDKGGANMYFDGTGNATTDANLNHVVNAGSTSSINVGAKENSPATSIFEMDDEGNINFKGKKSLTITIGNSSLKMKEDGTISLTGKDITVTGSNNLAINATPSEKGGGSGTIDITAKGGDITISNDKNINVKGGIEVKLT from the coding sequence ATGTTTCAGAAAGACATGGATCATATAGATTCGTCAACAGGAGGAGGAGAAAGTAGCAGTTCAACTACTGTTTTTTCTTCACAGCCTGAGAATGCAGGGGCAAAGACTTTTTTTGATAAGCCAATGCAGAATAACGAAAGGTCGCTTACTAAAGGGAAGCTATGGAAGAACCAGCCTACTTCAAAAATTTATAATGCTGGAGCGATTTCGGAAAATGAAGTAAATGGGCTGAACAGGCTGGTGAAGCTTGAAATCGTGGTTGAAGGCACCACCATTCGATTCTTCAAGCATTTCAAGCTTACACAGAGTGCCGTAAAGCACCATACCTTTGAGTTGACCTTAGCGCACGACACATTGGGCGATGCTGAAAACCACAATTTAGAAGAGGCTCAAAATTTCCTTGGAAAACGGATTACCGTTGTTTTCAGATATAAAGATGTAGAAGAAAGCCCTGAAAGAAATTTTGTAGGGGTTGTGACTGAGGTCGGTTTCAGTCAGGATCAGGGAAGTTTGGGTAATATAGTCCTTATTGGTGAAAGCCCGACAATTTTGTTGGACGCTGCACCCCATACGCAAAGTTTTGGGGGAAGTCAGGAAATTAGTCTCAATAGTATTGCCCAACAAGTTATAAACGAGGGACTTGATCCCAATAAGTTTGATTTCAGGATTGATGCGAACTACGGGAACATAAGTTACAGTTCTCAATATGAAGAAACGCATTATAACTATTTGGGGCGGATGGCGGAGGCTTATGGAGAACAGTTCTTCTATGATGGAGAGGTATTGCATTTTGGAAAGCTTCCGCCAGCTGAAAACCCTGTAAAGCTAGTATACGGCAGGAATCTCAGTGATGTGAAAATAAGCATGAAAGCCCAGCATGTCAAGCCTTCTTTCTACGGTTACAATAGCCGTAAGAATGAGAAATTGACCGGAGGAGATCCAGCTATTAAACATACTTCAGATATCGCTCAGCGAGCCTATGAAATCTCTGCTAACACTTTTAAAACTCCTTCATTGCGTATAGCACCGATAAAGGCAAATTCATTTTTGGATGTTGAAGCTTCACAGAAGGGTACTGCTGGCAGCAAGGCTGCGGAGGTATTTGTTACTACCGGAATATCCACTGTACCGTTCCTCTATCCGGGTTGTATAGCGGACATGGAAATGCGAAAAGCAGAAACCAGCGAGACGTCATATTTTACCCGATTGTTATTAACGGAAGTCTTACATGAAGTTGATGCAAGGGGATACTATAGCGGGCGTTTTGAGGCTATAGCCGCTGATTCGGGTTATATCCCCCGACCAGAATTTATTGCCCCAAAAGCTGAACCGCAATTTGGAAAGGTGGTATCCAATACAGATCCATTAAACCAGGGAAGAGTTCAGGTTCAATTCGACTGGCAACAGGGGACGGATTGCTCCGAGTTTATCCGGGTCATGTCACCTGATGCAGGAAGCAGTGATGATGTGAAAACGAATAGGGGCTTTATGTCAGTTCCAGAGGTAGGAGATCAGGTGATGGTAAATTTCGTCTACCAGCATCCTGACCGACCTTTTGTTATGGGTGGTCTTTTCCACGGTGGCATTGGAGCTGGTGGAGGAACAGGAAACAATATTATGTCTTTTAGTGGAAGGAGTGGAACAGAACTAAAATATGATAATGGTGCAGGTTCAATAAATCTTAAAGACAAAGGTGGCGCAAATATGTATTTTGACGGAACGGGCAATGCCACTACTGATGCTAATTTAAATCATGTTGTCAATGCTGGCAGTACAAGTTCCATCAATGTAGGTGCAAAAGAAAACAGTCCTGCGACTTCGATTTTTGAAATGGATGATGAGGGTAATATCAATTTTAAGGGAAAAAAGAGCCTAACAATTACTATCGGAAACAGTTCTCTGAAAATGAAAGAAGACGGTACAATCAGCTTGACCGGAAAGGACATCACTGTTACAGGAAGCAACAATCTGGCGATAAATGCTACGCCCTCTGAAAAGGGAGGTGGTTCAGGTACGATCGACATCACGGCCAAAGGAGGTGATATTACGATCAGTAATGACAAGAATATAAATGTGAAAGGTGGAATTGAAGTTAAATTGACCTAA
- a CDS encoding DUF4280 domain-containing protein, translating into MEYLKDQAILDCDKGLLTSTLIVTSNPKIKLREGKFATDKDNVAGLNISHFGLCALKGICRLNLELSGVPLTWIKAVPKIKILDKKPLSDVSKCICPYGGIISCKNSGQL; encoded by the coding sequence ATGGAATATCTAAAAGACCAGGCGATTCTGGATTGTGACAAGGGCTTACTGACATCAACGTTGATTGTTACTTCCAATCCGAAGATCAAGCTCCGGGAGGGAAAGTTTGCAACTGATAAAGACAATGTTGCAGGATTGAATATCTCTCATTTTGGATTGTGCGCACTGAAAGGAATCTGCCGTTTAAATCTTGAACTTTCAGGTGTTCCATTGACTTGGATCAAGGCTGTACCAAAGATCAAAATATTGGATAAAAAACCATTATCAGACGTATCAAAATGTATATGTCCCTATGGTGGTATTATAAGCTGTAAGAACTCAGGACAACTATAA
- a CDS encoding tetratricopeptide repeat protein has protein sequence MNEQEIEKLLQKISNQKMFGETEKAIANLHILNNEFPKEKKYLALLASSYLDADSVEVAEEYCAKALEIDPSYPEIFELKGLIAEKKGDDELAEKYYKESISTGIPFKMGHLRLVLLYYNLEKYEDAIKEAEYLLANFDIGRNEYSADEQRQIFAQWLSFAYNRLYSSLIRIGQYEKAANKIKEFVAFRANYVNDPYQFLTEDEILFKLYNALNDEEKMKEMEEKMLNHYMLPESMIDSMKKDAQQGYLESANPENYAV, from the coding sequence ATGAATGAGCAAGAAATAGAGAAGTTATTGCAGAAAATTAGCAATCAAAAAATGTTTGGTGAAACAGAAAAAGCAATCGCCAACTTACATATTTTAAATAATGAGTTCCCGAAAGAAAAGAAGTACTTAGCACTTTTAGCAAGTTCTTATCTTGATGCCGATTCCGTGGAAGTGGCGGAGGAATATTGCGCAAAAGCACTGGAAATAGATCCTAGTTATCCGGAGATATTTGAGCTCAAAGGTCTTATTGCAGAGAAGAAGGGTGATGATGAACTGGCCGAAAAATACTATAAGGAATCTATTTCAACGGGCATTCCCTTTAAAATGGGGCATCTTAGGCTTGTATTATTATATTACAACCTGGAAAAATATGAAGATGCAATTAAGGAAGCTGAATATCTGCTTGCCAATTTTGATATAGGTAGGAATGAGTATTCAGCCGATGAGCAACGTCAAATTTTTGCCCAATGGCTATCGTTTGCGTATAATAGGCTCTATTCGTCCCTTATACGAATTGGTCAATATGAAAAGGCAGCTAATAAAATCAAAGAATTTGTTGCTTTCAGAGCTAACTATGTAAATGATCCTTATCAGTTCCTTACCGAAGATGAGATCCTGTTTAAACTGTACAATGCCTTAAACGATGAAGAAAAGATGAAGGAGATGGAAGAAAAGATGCTAAACCACTATATGCTTCCTGAAAGTATGATTGATTCGATGAAGAAAGATGCACAGCAGGGGTATTTGGAAAGTGCAAACCCCGAAAATTATGCCGTATAA
- a CDS encoding PRTRC system ThiF family protein codes for MRTPKKNIHFLDNYLLSPTNPIRVNVIGAGGTGSKFMTALMEINHSLMELDHPGLDVHLWDDDIITASNIGRQRFAESERNLYKSQAIINRLNRWAGTNWKAETRKFERNADGQIPDYASASIYVTCTDTVASRIEINKILQKLTKDYSYHRDKAKYWLDLGNTKFSGQGILSTIGNIDQPTSKKFKTFENLPSIIEEYGTAMQISEQQDDTPSCSLAESLEKQDLFINSTIAHLGASLLWNLLKDGMTENRGFFLNLKNFKSQPITVGS; via the coding sequence ATGAGAACGCCAAAGAAAAATATCCATTTCTTGGACAATTATCTGTTAAGTCCAACAAATCCCATTCGTGTAAATGTAATTGGTGCGGGCGGAACGGGCTCTAAATTTATGACCGCACTTATGGAAATCAATCATAGTTTAATGGAACTTGACCACCCAGGATTGGACGTACACCTGTGGGACGATGATATTATTACAGCTTCCAATATCGGACGGCAACGGTTTGCTGAATCGGAACGGAATCTTTATAAATCGCAAGCCATCATCAATAGGCTTAACAGGTGGGCTGGTACAAACTGGAAAGCGGAAACAAGAAAATTCGAGCGTAATGCCGATGGACAAATACCCGACTACGCAAGCGCATCAATTTACGTAACCTGTACAGATACGGTTGCATCAAGAATTGAAATAAACAAGATATTGCAGAAGTTAACCAAAGATTATAGTTACCACAGGGACAAAGCAAAGTATTGGCTAGACCTCGGCAATACCAAATTTTCAGGACAGGGCATACTTTCAACTATCGGAAACATAGATCAGCCGACCTCAAAAAAGTTCAAAACATTTGAAAACCTACCATCTATTATTGAGGAATATGGTACAGCTATGCAAATCTCGGAACAGCAAGATGATACCCCGAGCTGTTCACTGGCGGAATCACTTGAAAAACAGGATCTTTTCATCAATAGTACCATTGCGCACTTGGGGGCATCGCTTTTATGGAACCTGCTAAAGGACGGTATGACAGAAAACCGTGGTTTTTTCCTCAATCTGAAAAATTTTAAATCACAACCCATTACCGTCGGCAGTTGA
- a CDS encoding PRTRC system protein B, which yields MEDITNSFANYFDPTCALVFYQCKTGFNETYVEYFDMENGIPINPHPLSVNEGKRLATALQVDEENLNLLKSSGILNNNLLSFDAKSATIVWYTKAQFRDLHFSSHLGIKSGKAHTPPMVWVADRETLKVFALSTSRKPTINTPLYNAPYFNVYADGSVCMGTVDISTAETGSIDQLMKLWENYFFNSYFSHLMSDHNPVKGNCVMLWENLIDNGKLFPTEMLVKTSQKLKDILL from the coding sequence ATGGAAGATATAACCAACAGCTTCGCAAATTATTTTGACCCTACCTGCGCATTGGTGTTTTATCAGTGTAAGACAGGCTTTAATGAAACGTATGTCGAATATTTTGACATGGAAAATGGTATACCCATCAATCCACATCCCCTATCTGTGAACGAGGGCAAAAGACTTGCGACAGCTTTACAGGTGGATGAAGAAAATCTTAACCTTTTAAAATCGAGTGGCATCCTTAACAACAACCTGCTATCATTCGATGCTAAATCCGCTACTATTGTCTGGTACACAAAAGCACAGTTTCGGGATCTGCACTTTAGTAGCCATCTTGGGATAAAGTCGGGAAAAGCACATACCCCTCCAATGGTATGGGTTGCAGACAGGGAAACGCTGAAAGTTTTTGCACTTTCAACATCGAGAAAGCCCACAATCAATACACCGCTTTACAACGCACCATATTTTAACGTCTATGCGGATGGCTCCGTATGTATGGGGACTGTGGATATTTCAACTGCTGAAACTGGTTCCATTGACCAGCTGATGAAATTATGGGAAAACTACTTTTTCAATAGCTACTTTTCACACCTTATGTCTGACCATAATCCTGTTAAGGGAAACTGTGTGATGCTGTGGGAAAACCTTATCGATAACGGTAAACTATTCCCTACTGAAATGCTTGTAAAAACATCACAAAAACTTAAAGACATTTTATTATGA
- a CDS encoding PRTRC system protein C, whose protein sequence is MLVATTLQRVFILKEKEHEIRLDDPEPKWNLQAVLNFYSNNYPALTTAKISRPTIVDDIVEYRFETVIGTKG, encoded by the coding sequence ATGTTAGTAGCAACAACACTTCAGCGAGTTTTTATCCTCAAAGAAAAAGAACATGAAATCAGGCTCGATGATCCCGAGCCAAAGTGGAATCTTCAGGCGGTACTGAATTTTTATTCAAATAACTACCCTGCCCTGACAACGGCAAAAATTTCACGTCCTACAATTGTGGACGACATTGTGGAATACCGCTTTGAGACAGTTATCGGAACTAAAGGTTAA
- a CDS encoding PRTRC system protein E, translated as METANFFRQIAQMDINSKLTLSITKATENRILVSILIENDGCADKAKNVIPPFNLKGSPEELDFGFFEHIKKPVQMADGLISNMQNFLKGLETAQANSAMEKQKSDKEKAKGRKYSEALLKADALAKVGKYKDAWTALPKVGDYPEHKEDIRKKQDEYEKQFVPDLWSASEQKAEQEQEQEKVDQEEYNP; from the coding sequence ATGGAAACAGCTAATTTTTTCAGACAGATTGCACAGATGGACATCAACAGCAAATTGACGCTATCTATTACAAAAGCAACAGAAAACAGGATACTCGTATCTATTTTGATCGAGAATGATGGTTGCGCAGATAAGGCAAAAAATGTCATTCCTCCTTTTAATCTAAAAGGAAGTCCCGAAGAACTGGATTTTGGATTCTTTGAACATATCAAAAAACCCGTTCAGATGGCAGACGGACTGATTTCTAATATGCAAAATTTTCTAAAGGGACTGGAAACCGCTCAGGCTAACTCTGCGATGGAAAAACAGAAATCAGATAAGGAAAAAGCTAAGGGCAGAAAGTATAGCGAAGCACTACTGAAAGCTGATGCCCTTGCCAAAGTAGGAAAGTACAAGGATGCATGGACGGCACTGCCGAAAGTCGGTGATTATCCCGAGCATAAGGAAGACATCAGAAAGAAACAGGATGAGTACGAAAAGCAATTTGTTCCCGATCTCTGGTCAGCTTCCGAGCAGAAAGCAGAGCAGGAACAAGAGCAGGAAAAGGTCGATCAAGAAGAATATAACCCTTAA